TTTCAAATCTATACATTCTCAATTTCCAATTTTATAGGGGTAAGATAAATTTTAAATAAAAGTCAATAAAATCAAAGGGTACAGGTCAAAAGTTGATAAAATTTTTGACACTACCGGAGAGCCAATAAAGCCAAAAAAATGATAAAGGAGCTGTTGGAAGATGATAATAGCCCTGAAAGTCAGGCTTGAACCCAACAACAAGCAAAAAACAAAATTGTTTCAGAGTGCAGGAGTTGCAAGATGGGCATATAACTGGACGCTTGCCAAACAAGAAGAAAATTATAAAAGCGGTGGCAAATTCATTAAAGACGGAGACTTGAGAAAAGAATTAACGTTTTTAAAGAAGACTGAAAAATACAAGTGGCTTAATGATTACAGCAACAACATAACCAAACAAGCCATAAAGGATGCCTGTGATGCTTACTATAAGTTTTTTAAAAAGCTTGCCGATAAACCAAAATTTAAAAGCAGGAAGAAAAGCCAGCCAAAATTTTATCAAGATACCGAAAAAATAAAATTCAAAAACGGCAAGGTTAGATTAGAAAAAATTGGTTGGGTAAGACTTTCAGAAAAAGACAGGATACCGGAAAATGCAAAATATACAAACCCAAGGGTAAAGTTTGACGGAATACACTGGTATGTGTCTGTAGGCATTGAGGCGGAGCAAGAGGCTGTTGAGCTTACAGGCGAAAGTATAGGTATTGATTTAGGGATAAAGAATTTGGCTGTATGCTCAAACGGAATGACATTTAAAAACATCAACAAAACCAAAAGAGTTAAAAAATTAGAAAAGAAATTGCGCAGGTTGCAGCACAAGGTATCAAACAAATACCAAAAAAACAAGGAAGGAGGAAGTTGCGTCAAAACAGGCAACATTATAAAACTTGAAAAAAACATTAAAAAGTTGTACAAACGTCTTGATAACATCAGAACTGACAACAGGCATAAAGCAACTGCCGAGATAGTGAAAACCAAGCCATCAAGGATAGTTATGGAAAACCTGAATGTCAGTGGTATGATGAAAAACAAACACCTGTCAAAATCAATATCAGAGCAGGGCTTGTTTGAATTCAAAACAATGCTTCAGTATAAATGCAGGAAGTATGGAATTGAATTTATAGAAGCCGATAAATGGTATCCTTCATCAAAAACCTGTTCAGCATGTGGGCATGTGAAAACCAAACTGTCACTGTCTGAAAGGGAATTTATATGTGAATGTTGCGGTGCTGCAATAGACAGGGATAAGAATGCAAGTATCAATTTATCAAGATATAAAGCATCATAAATCACCAAAACGAATTATGATGCTGTGTACCGTGAGTTACACGGGAATTCAAGCCTCTGGAGTGTCACATCAAACGATAGTAGGTTAGCCGAGGTCGGACACTATGAACGAGGAAGCAAACATAAACTTTTATAATGTTTTTGTAAAGTTTTATAAGTTTTGCGTAACGGAATAAACAAATGTTAAGTAAAAAACAAGTAAAAGAGGCTAGGGAAAGAGCATTAACTTTTTTTGAAAAAGCGAATATTATTCTTACCAAAGAAGAAAAGGATAATATTGAAGTAGCTGATTTTGGCTTAAATGAACTGGAACAAACCGGGCTTGAAGTGGTAACATACGTGAATACCGACAGATGCTGTGCGAAAGAACTGGTATTATTTCCTTTTCAGACATGCCCGGAGCACAGACATCCGCCTGTAGAAGGTGAGCCGGGCAAAGAGGAAACTTTTCGTTGCAGATGGGGTAAGGTCTATTTGTATG
This is a stretch of genomic DNA from Petroclostridium xylanilyticum. It encodes these proteins:
- a CDS encoding RNA-guided endonuclease InsQ/TnpB family protein, with the protein product MIIALKVRLEPNNKQKTKLFQSAGVARWAYNWTLAKQEENYKSGGKFIKDGDLRKELTFLKKTEKYKWLNDYSNNITKQAIKDACDAYYKFFKKLADKPKFKSRKKSQPKFYQDTEKIKFKNGKVRLEKIGWVRLSEKDRIPENAKYTNPRVKFDGIHWYVSVGIEAEQEAVELTGESIGIDLGIKNLAVCSNGMTFKNINKTKRVKKLEKKLRRLQHKVSNKYQKNKEGGSCVKTGNIIKLEKNIKKLYKRLDNIRTDNRHKATAEIVKTKPSRIVMENLNVSGMMKNKHLSKSISEQGLFEFKTMLQYKCRKYGIEFIEADKWYPSSKTCSACGHVKTKLSLSEREFICECCGAAIDRDKNASINLSRYKAS
- a CDS encoding D-lyxose/D-mannose family sugar isomerase, coding for MLSKKQVKEARERALTFFEKANIILTKEEKDNIEVADFGLNELEQTGLEVVTYVNTDRCCAKELVLFPFQTCPEHRHPPVEGEPGKEETFRCRWGKVYLYVEGEPTSNPTAKPPKGREHTYTVWHEIVLNPGEQYTLKPNTLHWFQAGQEGAVVSEFSTKSRDEADIFTDPDIKRIPVIEE